The following coding sequences lie in one Flavobacterium sp. 20NA77.7 genomic window:
- a CDS encoding TonB-dependent receptor, protein MYLRIILWVLLPIYSFAQSSVIGKLVDKNKQPISNAKIYILEQGNTITSDQNGHFSLIQGRNLHLTIEAAGYKKTTIDQSTAVDFELQLERVQSEQQIETVVVKSQQKSLNHSQKAISNTINLSQKELQKAACCNLSESFETNPSIDVNFSDAVTGNKQIKMLGLTSPYILMSEENIPAIRGALQANGLSFIPGTWVESIQITKGAGSVTNGFESISGQINYELVKPIKEPPFFTNVYASNDGRYEVNTHFTSHYSDKLSSSFLLHGNTRNQVNDMNKDGFMDNPLGKQINFINRWQYNNAEKGVVSFLNVKYFKDEKIGGQIGYTTSNTSLWGSDVVTDKIELSNKTGYVFPDMPFQSIGLQQAFQYNKQTSKFGLNQHNIAHKSYYANLLFNSIINNTKHKFITGINFAFDQFKETVVVNFSKKYDRIDTSVGVYFEYTYDNLNNLSFVLGGRVDNHNRLGTFFTPRAHIKYTPFEKTTLRVSAGRGKRAANIFAENSNLFASSRSFIIQDEGGKLYGLNPEIAWNYGASLVQKFMLFGKQNELVLDYYKTDFTNQVVIDLENPQQVRFSNLKGQSFAESFQLEWNFNIITHLDIRTAYKYLNVKTDYQTGLLEKPLQAKHRFFANIAFETHIKEKGQQWKFDATFNWIGVQRLPNTASNPSVYQLNTYTKSYNLINTQITRTFSSVFEMYVGGENLTNFRQSNAILGNDNPFGPYFDSTMVYGPVFGRMFYAGVRFKIK, encoded by the coding sequence ATGTATTTAAGAATAATTTTATGGGTATTGTTACCTATATATTCCTTTGCTCAATCAAGTGTGATTGGAAAATTGGTCGATAAAAATAAACAGCCCATTTCAAACGCAAAAATTTATATTTTGGAACAAGGTAATACTATTACTTCTGATCAAAATGGTCATTTTTCACTTATTCAAGGAAGAAATCTGCATTTAACTATTGAAGCTGCAGGGTATAAAAAAACAACTATAGATCAGTCAACGGCAGTAGATTTTGAACTCCAATTGGAGAGAGTGCAATCTGAGCAACAGATAGAAACAGTTGTGGTGAAATCGCAACAAAAAAGTTTGAATCACAGCCAAAAAGCAATTTCAAATACCATTAATTTATCACAAAAAGAATTGCAAAAAGCAGCATGTTGTAATTTGTCGGAAAGTTTTGAAACGAATCCTTCCATTGATGTAAACTTTTCAGATGCTGTAACAGGTAATAAACAAATTAAAATGCTAGGTTTAACTAGCCCTTATATTTTGATGTCTGAAGAGAATATTCCTGCTATTAGAGGCGCGCTTCAAGCAAATGGTTTATCTTTTATTCCCGGTACTTGGGTAGAAAGCATCCAAATTACTAAAGGAGCTGGAAGTGTAACGAATGGTTTTGAAAGTATTTCAGGGCAAATCAATTACGAATTGGTAAAACCAATAAAAGAACCTCCATTTTTTACTAATGTATATGCGTCAAATGATGGCAGGTATGAAGTCAATACGCATTTTACTTCGCATTATTCCGATAAGTTAAGTAGTTCTTTTTTACTTCATGGTAACACAAGAAACCAAGTGAATGATATGAATAAAGACGGCTTTATGGATAATCCTTTGGGCAAACAAATTAATTTTATTAACCGTTGGCAATATAACAATGCAGAAAAAGGAGTAGTAAGCTTTTTAAATGTTAAGTATTTTAAAGACGAAAAAATAGGAGGTCAAATAGGTTATACTACTTCAAATACATCGTTATGGGGCAGTGATGTTGTCACTGATAAAATAGAACTTTCAAATAAAACGGGTTATGTTTTTCCCGATATGCCTTTTCAAAGCATTGGTCTCCAACAAGCTTTTCAATACAATAAACAAACAAGCAAATTTGGTTTAAATCAGCATAATATAGCCCATAAGAGTTATTATGCTAATTTATTATTTAATTCTATTATTAACAATACAAAGCATAAATTTATTACAGGAATTAATTTTGCCTTTGACCAATTTAAAGAAACAGTTGTTGTTAATTTTTCTAAAAAATATGATAGAATCGATACCTCTGTTGGAGTATATTTTGAATATACGTATGATAATTTAAATAATTTAAGCTTTGTACTTGGAGGAAGAGTTGACAATCACAATCGATTAGGCACATTTTTTACACCAAGAGCACATATTAAATATACTCCTTTTGAAAAAACGACCTTAAGGGTTTCTGCAGGAAGAGGAAAACGTGCAGCCAATATTTTTGCAGAGAACAGTAATTTATTTGCGAGTTCAAGGTCATTTATTATTCAAGATGAAGGTGGAAAATTATATGGATTGAATCCAGAAATTGCTTGGAACTATGGTGCAAGTCTAGTACAAAAATTTATGCTTTTTGGAAAACAAAATGAATTGGTACTAGATTATTATAAAACCGATTTTACAAATCAAGTAGTAATCGATTTAGAAAACCCTCAGCAAGTGCGTTTTTCTAATTTAAAAGGGCAAAGTTTTGCCGAATCTTTTCAGTTAGAATGGAATTTTAACATCATTACACATTTAGATATTCGTACGGCTTATAAATATTTAAATGTAAAGACAGATTATCAAACAGGATTGTTGGAAAAACCGTTACAGGCTAAACATCGTTTTTTTGCAAATATTGCCTTTGAAACACATATAAAAGAAAAGGGACAACAGTGGAAATTTGATGCTACCTTCAATTGGATTGGAGTACAGCGTTTACCAAATACGGCTTCTAATCCAAGTGTTTACCAATTAAATACCTATACAAAATCGTATAATTTAATTAATACACAAATCACCAGAACGTTTTCGAGTGTGTTTGAAATGTATGTTGGAGGAGAAAATTTAACTAATTTTAGACAGTCAAATGCTATTTTGGGTAATGATAATCCGTTTGGGCCTTATTTTGATAGTACTATGGTATATGGGCCAGTATTTGGAAGAATGTTTTATGCCGGAGTGAGATTTAAGATTAAATAA
- a CDS encoding heavy-metal-associated domain-containing protein: MKKLILIAVIACCMTSVQAQEVKHDEAKASETKLNKNKQITIEVDGSCGMCKKRIEKAAYSVKGVKSADWHADHKDIHLIIDETKCSVEDVQKAIAKAGHDTEKIKATDEDYAKIHGCCKYREHTETHE, encoded by the coding sequence ATGAAAAAATTAATTTTAATTGCTGTTATTGCTTGTTGCATGACAAGCGTTCAAGCACAAGAAGTAAAACATGATGAAGCCAAAGCATCAGAAACAAAACTTAATAAAAATAAGCAAATTACCATTGAAGTGGATGGAAGCTGTGGCATGTGTAAAAAAAGAATAGAAAAAGCAGCGTATTCGGTAAAAGGAGTAAAATCTGCCGATTGGCATGCAGACCACAAAGACATTCATTTAATCATTGATGAAACAAAATGTTCTGTAGAAGATGTGCAAAAAGCTATTGCAAAAGCCGGGCATGACACCGAAAAGATAAAAGCTACCGATGAAGATTATGCAAAAATTCATGGATGTTGTAAGTATAGAGAACATACAGAGACACATGAATAA
- a CDS encoding DUF1761 domain-containing protein, with product MPINPIACLIAAFSTFLVGFVWYNPKVFGTIWMNETGMTEEKAQKSNMIKIFGLTLVFSLLISFMVVPMMVIHQIGAVQLVGGDETNVSLIEFLKDKGDAFRTFKHGALHGFMAGVSFVLPVIAINSLFEQKSWRYILVTAGYWIVSLTIMGAIICGWK from the coding sequence ATGCCAATTAATCCAATTGCATGCTTAATAGCTGCGTTTTCGACATTTTTAGTAGGTTTTGTATGGTATAATCCAAAAGTTTTTGGGACTATTTGGATGAATGAAACCGGCATGACCGAAGAAAAGGCACAAAAGAGTAATATGATTAAAATCTTCGGATTAACATTAGTATTTTCTCTTTTAATTTCATTTATGGTAGTTCCTATGATGGTAATTCATCAAATAGGGGCTGTTCAATTAGTGGGTGGTGATGAAACAAATGTTTCATTAATTGAGTTTTTAAAAGACAAAGGTGATGCTTTCCGAACATTTAAGCATGGCGCACTTCATGGTTTTATGGCAGGTGTTTCATTTGTATTACCTGTTATTGCTATAAATAGTTTATTTGAGCAAAAATCTTGGCGTTATATCCTTGTAACTGCAGGGTATTGGATTGTTTCATTAACAATTATGGGTGCCATTATTTGTGGTTGGAAATAA
- a CDS encoding GNAT family N-acetyltransferase, with protein sequence MENLTFNIYTRTADLPNSWDEVAKSNHFLQTPYLKVLEDSAPTNMQCFFIGIFKNSRLIGVSLAQYLNVHQLESFGEREKCFKTTIRNFIFKNFASHVLFLGNNMITGQNGYAFSEVIDFSSISDVLVQSAQTLVTYFKEKQVNIHLVSFKDFYENCSVELKEHHFSSLYEFNTQPNMIFNLPTSWKTESDYVAAFSKKYRDQFKRAHKKIEGIEVRELDVNEVIHHEEAIYNLYHYVAQNAPFNTFFLAKNHFSTFKKQCGSRFRICGYFFEGRLVGFHSLLLNDNVLETYFLGYDETLQKEKMLYLNMLYNMTKFGIEHGFEKIIFGRTALEIKSSIGATPVQMSGFIYHTNAIVNKLIPKLFKRLEPETAWQQRHPFK encoded by the coding sequence TTGGAAAATCTAACATTTAATATATATACTAGAACTGCTGACTTGCCTAATTCTTGGGATGAGGTTGCAAAAAGTAATCATTTTCTTCAAACACCTTATTTAAAAGTACTAGAAGATTCTGCGCCAACAAATATGCAATGTTTCTTCATTGGAATTTTTAAAAATTCTAGATTAATTGGTGTTTCGTTGGCTCAGTATCTTAATGTTCATCAACTAGAGTCTTTTGGTGAGCGAGAAAAGTGTTTTAAAACAACAATTCGTAATTTTATATTTAAAAATTTTGCTTCTCATGTACTATTTTTAGGTAATAATATGATTACGGGGCAAAATGGGTATGCGTTTTCTGAAGTTATAGATTTCTCTAGTATTAGTGATGTATTAGTTCAATCAGCTCAAACATTAGTAACTTATTTTAAAGAAAAACAGGTCAACATACATTTGGTTTCATTCAAAGATTTTTATGAAAATTGTTCGGTTGAATTGAAAGAACATCATTTTTCATCTTTGTATGAGTTTAATACGCAACCTAATATGATTTTTAATCTTCCTACATCATGGAAAACAGAATCTGATTATGTAGCGGCATTTTCAAAAAAATATAGAGATCAATTTAAACGCGCACATAAAAAAATTGAAGGTATAGAAGTGAGAGAGCTTGATGTAAACGAAGTAATTCATCACGAAGAAGCTATTTATAACCTATACCATTATGTGGCCCAAAATGCACCATTTAACACTTTTTTCTTAGCCAAAAATCATTTTTCAACATTTAAAAAACAGTGTGGCAGTCGTTTTAGAATCTGTGGTTATTTTTTTGAGGGGAGATTAGTAGGATTTCATTCTTTATTACTAAACGACAACGTATTAGAGACTTATTTTTTAGGCTATGATGAGACCCTTCAAAAAGAAAAAATGTTATATTTAAACATGTTGTATAACATGACTAAATTTGGCATAGAGCATGGTTTTGAAAAAATTATTTTTGGTCGAACAGCCTTAGAAATAAAAAGTTCAATCGGTGCAACGCCTGTACAAATGTCGGGATTCATTTATCACACAAATGCTATTGTAAATAAATTGATTCCAAAATTATTTAAACGATTAGAGCCTGAAACAGCTTGGCAACAAAGACATCCGTTTAAATAG
- a CDS encoding ABC-F family ATP-binding cassette domain-containing protein, with protein MLNIHNLSVSFGGTYLFEEITFRLGAGDRVGLVGKNGAGKSTLLKILAGDVKPDSGSIATEKEVKIGFLRQDIDFVKGRTVLDEAYQAFEEIKKAELKIDEINHQLATRTDYETESYSELIEQLSDVQHHYEILGGYNYVGDTEKILLGLGFKREDFDNQTDTFSGGWRMRIELAKLLLQSNDILLLDEPTNHLDIESIIWLESFLKNFPGVVVIVSHDKMFLDNVTNRTIEISLGKAYDFNKPYSQYLVLREEIREKQLATQKNQQKKIEETEKLIEKFRAKASKASMAQSLIKKLDKVERIEVDEDDNSVMNISFPVSITPGRVVVEAEHVTKAYGEKTILKDISLLVERGSKIAFVGQNGQGKSTFIKAIVKEFEFEGAIKLGHNVQLGYFAQNQAEYLDGEKTLLDTMLEAALDSNRSKVRDMLGAFLFRGDDVEKKVKVLSGGERNRLALCKLLLQPINVLVMDEPTNHLDIKSKNVLKAALQKFEGTLLLVSHDRDFLQGMANTVYEFKDQKIKEYLGDINFFLEQRNAQNMREIEKKDDVKLPPPTQQTATKNLSYEEQKAQKTLQNKLSKIESQIQQLEKEIAKDDENLAKNYEKLMEDVTFFGAYEKKKKELNQLMEEWETVQMEIES; from the coding sequence ATGCTAAACATACATAATTTATCTGTTTCCTTTGGGGGAACTTATCTTTTTGAAGAAATAACCTTTAGACTTGGCGCGGGTGATCGCGTGGGATTAGTAGGTAAAAATGGAGCAGGAAAATCAACCTTGTTAAAAATTTTGGCAGGCGATGTTAAACCAGATAGTGGTAGCATTGCTACTGAAAAAGAAGTTAAAATTGGATTTCTGCGTCAAGATATTGATTTTGTAAAAGGAAGAACTGTATTAGATGAGGCGTATCAAGCATTTGAAGAAATCAAAAAAGCAGAATTAAAAATTGATGAAATCAATCATCAATTAGCCACTAGAACAGATTATGAAACCGAAAGTTATTCTGAATTAATTGAACAATTAAGTGATGTTCAACACCATTATGAAATTTTAGGCGGGTACAATTATGTAGGCGATACAGAGAAAATTTTATTAGGTTTAGGCTTTAAACGTGAAGACTTTGATAACCAAACAGATACTTTTTCTGGCGGTTGGCGTATGCGTATTGAATTAGCCAAACTGCTATTACAATCAAATGACATTTTACTTTTAGATGAACCTACAAACCACTTAGATATTGAAAGTATTATTTGGCTTGAAAGCTTCCTTAAAAATTTTCCTGGGGTTGTTGTGATTGTTTCACACGATAAAATGTTTTTAGATAATGTAACCAATAGAACTATTGAAATTTCGTTGGGAAAAGCCTATGATTTCAACAAGCCATATTCACAATATTTGGTGCTTCGAGAAGAAATAAGAGAAAAACAATTGGCTACCCAAAAAAATCAGCAAAAGAAAATTGAAGAAACAGAGAAGTTAATTGAAAAATTTAGAGCGAAAGCTTCAAAAGCTTCGATGGCACAATCTTTAATCAAAAAACTGGATAAAGTAGAACGTATTGAAGTAGATGAAGACGACAATTCGGTTATGAATATTTCATTTCCTGTGTCTATTACACCTGGAAGAGTGGTTGTAGAAGCCGAACACGTTACTAAAGCATACGGCGAAAAAACAATTTTAAAAGATATTTCATTGCTAGTAGAGCGTGGCAGTAAAATTGCCTTTGTGGGTCAAAATGGCCAAGGAAAATCTACATTTATCAAAGCAATTGTAAAAGAATTTGAATTTGAAGGAGCTATCAAATTAGGACATAACGTGCAATTAGGCTATTTTGCACAAAATCAAGCAGAATACTTAGATGGCGAAAAAACCTTGCTTGACACAATGTTAGAAGCTGCTCTAGACTCTAACCGAAGTAAAGTGCGCGACATGTTAGGTGCTTTTTTATTTAGAGGCGATGATGTAGAAAAGAAAGTAAAAGTACTTTCGGGAGGGGAGCGTAATCGTTTAGCACTTTGTAAATTATTATTGCAGCCCATCAATGTTTTAGTAATGGATGAGCCTACAAACCACCTTGATATTAAATCTAAAAATGTATTGAAAGCCGCTCTTCAAAAATTTGAAGGCACACTGCTACTCGTTTCACACGACCGTGATTTTTTGCAAGGAATGGCCAATACCGTTTATGAATTTAAAGACCAAAAAATCAAAGAATATTTAGGTGATATTAATTTTTTCTTAGAACAACGTAACGCTCAAAATATGCGCGAAATTGAGAAGAAAGACGATGTAAAGCTACCACCCCCTACTCAACAAACTGCAACTAAAAATTTAAGTTACGAAGAACAAAAAGCACAAAAAACATTGCAGAACAAACTTTCTAAAATTGAAAGTCAAATTCAACAATTGGAGAAAGAAATAGCAAAAGATGATGAAAATTTAGCTAAAAACTATGAGAAACTGATGGAAGATGTTACGTTCTTTGGTGCCTATGAAAAGAAAAAGAAAGAACTGAATCAATTAATGGAAGAATGGGAAACGGTTCAAATGGAAATTGAGAGCTAA
- a CDS encoding DUF983 domain-containing protein, whose amino-acid sequence MFGKGSKLASIIKGTCPRCQEESMYEDANPFNVSKTYAMHETCSHCELRYAIEPSFFYGAMYVSYGLGVAFAVAAFIISYVFIGTTLKTAFIAIIATLIVFMPIMMRLSRNIWINMFVSFDKNWKEKKTKI is encoded by the coding sequence ATGTTTGGTAAAGGTTCAAAATTAGCGAGTATCATTAAAGGTACTTGCCCTCGTTGTCAAGAAGAAAGTATGTATGAGGATGCTAATCCGTTTAATGTATCAAAAACCTATGCTATGCATGAAACATGTTCACATTGTGAATTACGCTATGCTATTGAGCCTTCTTTCTTTTATGGAGCAATGTATGTGAGTTATGGTTTAGGTGTTGCTTTTGCTGTAGCAGCGTTTATTATTTCGTATGTTTTCATTGGAACAACATTAAAAACTGCATTTATTGCTATTATTGCTACATTAATTGTTTTTATGCCTATAATGATGCGTTTATCTAGAAATATTTGGATAAACATGTTTGTCAGTTTTGATAAAAATTGGAAAGAAAAGAAAACTAAAATTTAG
- a CDS encoding NAD(P)/FAD-dependent oxidoreductase has translation MIEVDYLIVGAGLAGISFAETCISNGKTIVVFDNNSQNSTLVAGGLYNPVVLKRFSEVWQAQEQLDLVLPFYKKIEKKINRSFLHEIPLLRKFNSIEEQNNWFTASDKPSLTNYLNPTLENYTNEAIQAPYKYGKVNYTGFLDTVGYKYFYTAYLKEINALEETSFEYDKIEWHDAKLFYKHYKAKHIVFAEGFGLHKNPFFNNLPLDGTKGELLLIHAPELKLTKIINASIFILPVGNDRYKVGATYNWQDKETEPTQEGLNELTTQLQELISCPFTVVKHYAGIRPTVKDRRPLVGKHFEKENLFILNGLGTRGVMFAPYLAKKLYAFIENGKSLDKEVDILRIYRKLGLLKS, from the coding sequence ATGATAGAAGTAGATTATTTAATTGTGGGTGCTGGTCTAGCTGGTATTTCGTTCGCCGAAACCTGCATCAGCAATGGAAAAACTATAGTAGTTTTTGACAATAACTCACAAAATTCTACTCTAGTAGCAGGCGGACTTTACAATCCCGTAGTACTGAAACGGTTTAGTGAAGTATGGCAAGCACAGGAACAACTTGATTTAGTCCTACCCTTTTATAAAAAAATTGAAAAAAAAATAAACCGTAGCTTTTTACATGAAATTCCTTTATTAAGAAAATTTAATTCTATTGAAGAACAAAATAATTGGTTCACGGCCTCAGATAAACCCTCTTTAACAAACTACCTCAACCCTACTTTAGAAAACTATACAAATGAAGCTATACAAGCACCGTATAAGTATGGCAAAGTAAACTACACGGGCTTTTTAGACACCGTTGGATATAAATATTTTTACACAGCCTACTTGAAAGAAATTAATGCCTTAGAAGAAACTAGCTTTGAGTATGACAAAATTGAATGGCATGACGCTAAGTTATTTTATAAACACTATAAGGCAAAACATATTGTTTTTGCAGAAGGTTTTGGCTTACACAAAAACCCCTTTTTTAACAACCTTCCATTAGACGGAACAAAAGGCGAATTACTTTTAATTCATGCTCCAGAATTAAAGCTTACTAAAATTATTAATGCAAGTATTTTTATTTTACCAGTAGGAAATGATAGGTATAAAGTAGGCGCTACTTATAATTGGCAAGACAAGGAAACTGAACCTACACAAGAAGGTCTAAATGAATTAACAACACAACTACAAGAATTAATTTCTTGTCCATTTACGGTAGTGAAACATTATGCAGGCATTAGACCAACGGTCAAAGATAGAAGACCCTTAGTAGGAAAGCATTTTGAAAAAGAGAATTTATTTATACTCAATGGCCTAGGCACACGAGGCGTTATGTTTGCACCTTATTTAGCAAAAAAATTATACGCCTTTATTGAAAATGGAAAATCCTTAGACAAAGAAGTAGATATTCTTCGAATTTATAGAAAATTGGGATTACTAAAGTCCTAA
- the porN gene encoding type IX secretion system ring subunit PorN/GldN has product MNWRNFLIVTLVCVSSSIFAQSNLLNAKTPDEIGKKTQAELNADNDKPLPYGYVADRDMFMSKTVWELIDINQRVNFPLYFPVDEGVELSADRKPLYAVLMNAIKDKKITEVYDSGYFTAKKTYEEIEKSLVFIDTLDQGIEELNSGAKSVSPEFIVKTEIKPIDVAGYRVKGCWYFDKRQGELKYRLLGICPVVPDVYTMGNEATKEYIDLFWIYFPAARDVLHGAKAFNDRNSSMPFTFDHLLNARRFNGTIYLEENVYGDREIKDYMKENSLMQLLESERVKEKIRNFEHDMWNY; this is encoded by the coding sequence ATGAATTGGAGAAATTTTTTAATAGTAACTTTAGTATGTGTTAGCAGTAGCATTTTTGCACAGTCTAACTTGTTAAATGCCAAGACTCCAGACGAGATTGGTAAAAAAACACAAGCAGAACTAAACGCGGATAATGACAAGCCTCTACCTTACGGTTATGTAGCCGATAGAGACATGTTTATGAGCAAAACTGTATGGGAATTGATTGATATCAATCAAAGAGTAAACTTCCCATTATATTTTCCTGTTGATGAGGGAGTAGAATTAAGCGCAGATAGAAAACCTCTATATGCTGTTTTAATGAATGCCATCAAAGACAAAAAAATCACAGAAGTTTATGATTCTGGTTATTTTACAGCGAAAAAAACATATGAAGAAATTGAAAAATCTTTAGTTTTTATCGATACTTTAGATCAAGGTATTGAAGAATTAAACTCGGGTGCAAAATCAGTTTCTCCAGAATTTATTGTAAAAACCGAAATTAAACCTATTGATGTAGCTGGTTATAGAGTAAAAGGATGCTGGTATTTTGACAAACGTCAAGGCGAATTAAAATACCGTTTATTAGGTATTTGCCCAGTTGTTCCAGATGTTTATACTATGGGTAATGAGGCTACAAAAGAGTATATCGATTTATTCTGGATTTATTTCCCAGCAGCGAGAGATGTACTACACGGAGCAAAAGCCTTTAATGATAGAAACTCATCTATGCCTTTCACTTTTGACCATTTATTAAATGCACGTCGCTTTAACGGTACTATTTACCTTGAAGAAAACGTATATGGTGATAGAGAAATCAAAGACTATATGAAAGAAAACTCTTTAATGCAGTTATTAGAATCTGAAAGAGTAAAAGAAAAAATCCGCAACTTCGAACACGACATGTGGAATTACTAA